From a region of the Candidatus Rhabdochlamydia porcellionis genome:
- a CDS encoding Lpg1974 family pore-forming outer membrane protein, which translates to MKHHTNSIFGLGLSIVALVYLLGCKTHESSFSVSDLLKKWDSKGLSLFNKKSPQDVFLCSEPNSFRKKSFYKEPVYTDFCKPDCCDEKRVKSFDPCIDVTPSARGCIETTGPYLETAYLYWRSSIEDLSVTSNIQQISTNQTKETIKQIDYKYESGFKLGLGYNLSYDYWDIFANWTRLHTQPHSSWSSTSQTLNASLLAPFEGSGILGSNSASSRWNLHFDTVDLELGRRLFLGRNLAIRPYAGLKGAWVTSRLNTSYTGINSLVFNSADVSLKDRNQGIGLRFGMQGRWDLGCSNFAILANIAGAVLWNNIKVQNNTTENRLDGTLGGGSKHAHYRTLKPLVECFIGLDWGSCFCKKYYLGVSAGYEMQFWWDYNTFFVAPRNTTMYDLKLHGLTATITIDF; encoded by the coding sequence ATGAAACACCATACTAATTCAATATTCGGTTTAGGATTAAGCATAGTTGCTTTAGTCTATCTTTTAGGATGCAAAACACATGAATCTAGCTTTTCTGTCTCAGATTTATTAAAGAAATGGGATAGTAAAGGTCTATCTCTATTTAATAAAAAATCTCCTCAAGATGTTTTTCTCTGTTCAGAACCAAATAGTTTTAGAAAAAAATCTTTTTATAAAGAACCTGTGTATACCGATTTTTGTAAACCTGATTGTTGTGATGAAAAAAGAGTAAAAAGCTTCGACCCTTGCATAGATGTTACTCCCTCCGCTAGAGGTTGTATAGAAACAACTGGACCTTATTTAGAAACAGCTTACTTATATTGGCGTAGTTCTATTGAAGACTTAAGTGTCACTTCCAATATACAACAAATATCTACTAATCAAACTAAAGAGACGATTAAGCAAATTGATTATAAATACGAAAGTGGCTTTAAACTAGGGCTAGGCTATAACCTATCTTATGACTATTGGGACATCTTTGCTAATTGGACTCGCTTACATACTCAACCTCATTCCTCTTGGAGTTCTACAAGTCAAACCTTAAATGCTTCTTTATTAGCTCCTTTTGAAGGTTCTGGTATATTAGGATCTAATTCTGCAAGTTCGCGTTGGAACCTACATTTCGATACTGTTGATTTAGAATTAGGCAGACGTCTGTTTCTTGGACGTAATCTAGCAATCCGCCCTTATGCAGGATTAAAAGGAGCTTGGGTAACATCTAGATTGAACACTTCTTATACGGGAATCAATAGTCTAGTTTTTAACTCAGCTGACGTGTCTTTAAAGGATAGAAACCAGGGGATAGGGCTTAGATTCGGAATGCAAGGTAGATGGGATTTAGGATGTTCTAATTTTGCTATCCTAGCCAATATTGCCGGAGCAGTTCTTTGGAATAATATCAAAGTCCAAAATAATACCACTGAAAATCGTTTAGATGGTACTCTTGGTGGTGGCAGTAAACACGCCCATTATCGTACCTTAAAGCCTCTAGTAGAATGCTTTATAGGATTAGACTGGGGTTCCTGTTTCTGCAAAAAATACTATTTAGGGGTTTCAGCTGGCTATGAAATGCAGTTCTGGTGGGATTATAACACATTTTTTGTTGCTCCTAGAAACACCACTATGTATGATTTAAAGCTTCATGGTTTAACCGCTACTATCACAATTGACTTCTAG
- a CDS encoding YebC/PmpR family DNA-binding transcriptional regulator, translated as MAGHSKWANIKHRKGKADAIKGKLFSRLTKEIISAVKQGGADPKANTKLRMVLQKARNANLPNENIERNIKKATSAAQADYSEISYELYGYAGVGIIVEVMTDNKNRSASEMRIATNKKGGSIANLGSVAFNFERKGIIQGKKNASEEELFNLVTEAGAEDFDLEEGFCIITTASDQLFQVKEGLESQGFICEEAQLQMVPKTYIECDSESQKLNLDLIEYLEAIDDVDAVYHNMKLS; from the coding sequence ATGGCAGGGCATAGCAAGTGGGCAAATATAAAACATCGTAAGGGAAAGGCAGACGCTATTAAAGGAAAGCTTTTTTCTCGTTTAACCAAAGAGATCATTAGCGCTGTAAAACAAGGTGGGGCTGATCCTAAAGCAAACACCAAACTGCGAATGGTTCTGCAAAAAGCACGCAATGCAAACTTGCCTAATGAGAATATTGAGCGCAATATTAAAAAAGCTACAAGTGCTGCTCAAGCAGATTATAGTGAAATATCTTATGAGTTATATGGATATGCGGGTGTAGGCATTATTGTAGAAGTTATGACCGATAATAAAAATCGAAGTGCTTCTGAAATGAGAATTGCCACTAATAAGAAAGGAGGCAGTATTGCAAACCTCGGTTCTGTGGCTTTTAATTTTGAGCGTAAAGGAATTATTCAGGGTAAAAAAAATGCCAGTGAAGAAGAGCTTTTTAACCTTGTGACAGAAGCAGGAGCGGAAGATTTCGATCTAGAAGAAGGCTTTTGCATCATTACAACAGCCTCTGATCAATTATTTCAAGTAAAAGAGGGTTTGGAAAGCCAAGGATTTATCTGTGAAGAAGCACAGCTTCAAATGGTTCCTAAAACATATATCGAATGCGATTCGGAAAGTCAAAAATTAAATCTTGATTTGATCGAATATCTAGAAGCAATAGATGATGTAGACGCCGTCTATCACAATATGAAGTTATCCTAG
- a CDS encoding GNAT family N-acetyltransferase, with translation MNRKRKTFSNLNFRLTDLSDAPYLTKWLSDPEVLHWFPMLTQPEVADAIRIWIGYSRFGSGITVEHNNMPCGMATLYIQAYEKLKHTCLFSIIIQKDKRGYGIGHLLMEKLMKLAEEKFKIDILHLEVYEGNPACKMYAKLGFVEFGRQEKFIKEKNTYLAKVFMQKRLI, from the coding sequence ATGAACAGGAAAAGAAAAACCTTTTCTAATCTGAACTTTCGTTTAACGGATCTATCGGACGCTCCCTATTTAACCAAATGGCTTTCTGACCCTGAGGTCTTACACTGGTTCCCGATGCTTACGCAACCAGAAGTAGCTGATGCTATTAGGATTTGGATTGGGTACTCCCGCTTTGGCTCAGGGATAACAGTAGAGCATAATAACATGCCTTGTGGAATGGCAACGCTTTATATACAAGCTTATGAAAAACTAAAGCATACCTGCCTTTTTTCTATTATTATACAGAAAGATAAAAGGGGATATGGTATAGGGCACTTGTTAATGGAAAAATTAATGAAGCTAGCGGAAGAGAAATTTAAAATTGATATTTTGCATCTAGAGGTCTATGAAGGTAATCCTGCCTGCAAAATGTATGCAAAGCTGGGGTTTGTAGAATTTGGGCGCCAAGAAAAATTTATTAAGGAAAAAAATACATACCTTGCTAAAGTTTTTATGCAAAAAAGATTGATCTAG
- a CDS encoding GNAT family N-acetyltransferase yields MAETEELDIRYTHITDETYLRSWLMNPKLQHFLPVSNEQEVHNTLQCWLGFCRYSASLTATLNGTPCGIATLFLMPYQKVSHHCLFKIIVDPIHQNKGLGNSLLKNVIHLAKVYFKLEEIYTEVMEGNPLIHLLHKYDFYQFAEQKDYVKENNRYYARILFGISLI; encoded by the coding sequence ATGGCAGAAACAGAAGAATTAGATATTAGATATACTCATATTACAGATGAGACTTATTTGCGTAGTTGGCTTATGAACCCTAAATTGCAACATTTTCTTCCTGTTAGTAATGAACAAGAAGTACATAACACACTGCAGTGTTGGTTAGGATTTTGTCGTTATAGCGCAAGTCTTACCGCTACACTTAATGGGACACCTTGTGGAATAGCTACTTTATTTTTAATGCCCTATCAAAAAGTTTCTCATCATTGTTTATTTAAAATTATCGTAGATCCTATTCATCAAAATAAAGGATTAGGTAATAGTTTATTAAAAAACGTCATACATTTGGCAAAAGTGTATTTTAAATTAGAAGAGATTTATACAGAAGTAATGGAAGGGAATCCTTTGATTCATCTACTTCATAAATACGATTTTTACCAATTTGCTGAACAAAAAGACTACGTCAAAGAAAACAACCGATACTATGCACGCATTTTATTTGGAATCTCATTGATATGA
- the prfB gene encoding peptide chain release factor 2 (programmed frameshift): MQESIQNMIKEIQNRLAHMWRYLDLEEKKKKIALLEKKMESPGFWDDQNLAQKIISEINDLKAWTTPAWQVKQRFKNVYELINEVDPEGEPDFFYELEQELKEVDKQLSDLEIRKMLSGELDKKNCFLTINAGAGGTESCDWVSMLSRMYQRWANKRGWKTEIFDFVDGDVAGLKSITIRLIGSFAYGYAKAERGVHRLVRISPFDSNARRHTSFASVDITPEIDEKMEIEIREDQLQIETYRASGAGGQHVNKTDSAVRMRYAGITVSCQKERSQVQNKETCLKMLKAKLYEKEYLERKAKLEQISGEKKEIGFGSQIRNYIFQPYTLVKDTRTKYEVGNVQAVLDGEIDGFINAYLQEFG; encoded by the exons ATGCAAGAATCTATACAAAATATGATTAAAGAAATTCAAAATCGTTTGGCACATATGTGGAGGTATCTT GACCTAGAAGAAAAGAAAAAAAAAATAGCTCTTCTAGAAAAAAAAATGGAGAGTCCTGGTTTTTGGGATGATCAGAATCTAGCGCAAAAGATTATTTCTGAAATTAATGATTTAAAAGCTTGGACGACTCCTGCTTGGCAAGTAAAACAGCGTTTTAAAAATGTATATGAGCTGATCAATGAAGTGGATCCAGAAGGCGAACCAGATTTTTTTTACGAGCTAGAACAAGAACTCAAAGAAGTTGATAAGCAACTATCTGATTTGGAAATTCGTAAGATGTTATCTGGAGAGTTAGATAAAAAAAATTGTTTTTTAACAATCAACGCTGGAGCAGGAGGCACAGAATCTTGCGACTGGGTAAGCATGCTCTCTCGCATGTATCAACGCTGGGCGAATAAAAGAGGATGGAAAACAGAAATTTTTGATTTTGTAGACGGTGATGTTGCTGGGTTAAAAAGCATTACTATTCGGCTAATTGGGTCATTTGCTTATGGCTATGCCAAAGCAGAACGTGGTGTTCATCGATTAGTACGCATTTCTCCTTTTGATAGTAATGCACGTCGTCATACCAGTTTTGCTTCTGTTGATATTACTCCTGAAATTGATGAGAAAATGGAAATAGAAATCAGGGAAGATCAATTACAAATAGAGACTTATCGTGCTTCAGGAGCAGGGGGACAGCATGTAAATAAAACCGATTCAGCTGTGCGTATGCGATATGCAGGGATTACAGTGAGTTGTCAAAAAGAGAGAAGTCAAGTACAAAACAAAGAAACCTGTTTGAAGATGCTTAAAGCTAAATTATATGAAAAAGAATATTTGGAAAGAAAAGCAAAACTAGAACAGATTTCAGGAGAAAAAAAAGAAATTGGTTTTGGAAGCCAAATCCGTAATTACATATTTCAGCCTTATACTCTAGTAAAGGATACTCGAACAAAGTATGAAGTGGGCAATGTGCAAGCTGTGCTCGATGGAGAGATAGATGGCTTTATTAATGCATATCTTCAAGAATTTGGTTAA
- a CDS encoding UTP--glucose-1-phosphate uridylyltransferase — MIADQEIFFALANKLSSCKSDQERLNLLEKPLPKAIHLPLSVKDQLILKSILVINQDHLFYPFDKEHIQNLLKDLYPVESFYQSIGGIVGYHATMLSLFANRTLSHAHKSYEQPEGISIALEDSSTCKYILEGLYALPYLAEIYPVGGAADRLQLMDTATHSSLPAAKLELCGRSLLEGLIRDLQAKEYLYFKLFGKQLTTPIAMMTSEEKNNHFHILSICEQNKWFGRSKAFFRFFQQPLVPTLNTQGKWLQTQNSRILRKPGGHGMLWKTAIEQKIFAWLASQGYTKILIRQINNPIASVDYGLLAFCGIGYQKNKQFGFASCLRLLEAAEGINMLCVNEKKQYFLTNIEYCDLEKYQMKDSPLKEGSSYSRFFSNTNILFADVKAIEEVTKKCPIPGMLVNQKKTCFINKEGHLEECEIARLESMMQNIAECFSATQIEELDSFLSYNLRHKTISTVKKKSTKTPSLLETPEGCFYDILYNGYDLLKNRCDFSLPVFSSHQEYITKGPSTLFQYHPALGPLYTIIAQKIQSGHMTWGSELRLEIAEVQLENLYLDGVLHIIAEHVIGHYLEDRLVYSQQLGRCRLSNVRIKNQGINRAFSNIYWKNQISYHQKCTITLKGNSYFIAENVEFAEEMHIEVEDGICLQAFQEKDQVVFQKKPLIPSEGIWDYKIEEDTIALQETAALSESL, encoded by the coding sequence ATGATAGCAGATCAAGAGATTTTTTTTGCTCTAGCAAATAAACTTAGCTCTTGTAAAAGCGATCAAGAACGTTTAAATTTATTAGAAAAACCTCTTCCAAAAGCAATTCATTTGCCGCTAAGTGTAAAAGATCAGCTGATCTTGAAATCCATTCTCGTGATTAATCAGGACCATCTTTTTTACCCATTTGATAAAGAGCATATACAAAATCTTTTAAAAGATCTCTATCCTGTTGAATCTTTTTATCAATCCATTGGAGGAATAGTAGGTTATCACGCCACGATGTTATCTTTATTTGCAAACCGTACTTTATCTCATGCACATAAGAGCTATGAGCAACCTGAAGGGATTAGTATAGCATTAGAGGATTCTTCAACTTGTAAATATATCTTAGAAGGTCTTTATGCACTTCCTTATTTAGCTGAGATTTATCCTGTAGGGGGAGCTGCTGATAGACTGCAATTAATGGACACAGCAACGCATTCTTCTCTTCCTGCTGCAAAACTTGAACTTTGCGGTAGAAGCTTATTAGAAGGATTAATTCGCGATCTTCAAGCAAAAGAGTATCTCTATTTTAAACTATTTGGTAAACAGCTTACAACACCTATTGCTATGATGACCTCTGAAGAAAAAAACAATCATTTTCACATTTTATCCATCTGTGAACAAAATAAGTGGTTTGGGCGTTCTAAGGCTTTTTTTCGTTTTTTTCAACAACCCCTTGTACCTACATTAAATACCCAGGGAAAATGGCTGCAAACGCAAAATAGCCGCATTCTAAGAAAGCCGGGTGGCCATGGAATGCTGTGGAAAACAGCCATTGAGCAAAAAATCTTTGCTTGGCTTGCCTCTCAAGGATATACTAAGATTTTAATTCGACAGATTAATAATCCAATAGCCTCTGTGGATTATGGATTACTTGCGTTTTGTGGGATTGGTTATCAGAAAAATAAACAATTTGGCTTTGCTTCTTGCTTACGTTTATTAGAGGCTGCAGAAGGGATTAATATGCTTTGCGTAAATGAAAAAAAACAATATTTCCTAACAAACATTGAATACTGTGACCTTGAAAAATATCAAATGAAAGATTCTCCTTTGAAAGAAGGAAGTTCTTATTCGCGTTTTTTTTCCAATACAAATATTTTATTTGCTGATGTAAAAGCGATTGAAGAAGTCACTAAGAAATGTCCTATTCCCGGAATGCTCGTTAATCAGAAAAAAACTTGTTTTATCAATAAGGAAGGGCATCTCGAAGAATGCGAAATTGCCAGACTAGAGTCAATGATGCAAAACATCGCTGAGTGCTTCTCAGCTACTCAAATAGAAGAGTTAGACTCTTTTTTAAGTTACAACCTAAGACATAAAACCATTTCCACAGTGAAAAAAAAATCTACAAAAACACCTTCTTTATTAGAAACACCAGAAGGTTGTTTTTATGATATCTTATATAATGGGTACGATTTGTTAAAAAATCGATGCGATTTTTCACTACCTGTATTCTCCTCTCATCAAGAATATATAACTAAAGGTCCTTCTACTCTGTTTCAATACCATCCTGCCTTGGGGCCTCTATACACGATTATTGCTCAAAAAATCCAATCTGGCCACATGACTTGGGGAAGTGAGCTACGCTTGGAAATAGCAGAAGTGCAATTAGAAAATCTTTATTTAGATGGAGTCCTCCATATTATTGCTGAACACGTAATAGGACACTACCTAGAAGATCGCTTAGTCTATTCCCAACAACTCGGTAGATGTCGCTTAAGTAACGTCCGAATAAAAAACCAAGGGATTAATCGTGCTTTTTCTAATATCTACTGGAAAAACCAAATCTCTTACCATCAAAAGTGCACAATTACTCTAAAAGGGAATTCTTATTTTATTGCCGAAAATGTCGAATTCGCAGAAGAGATGCATATTGAAGTGGAAGACGGGATTTGCCTGCAAGCTTTTCAAGAAAAAGACCAGGTGGTCTTTCAGAAAAAACCTCTTATCCCTTCTGAAGGCATATGGGATTATAAGATAGAAGAAGACACAATTGCTCTGCAGGAAACAGCTGCTCTTAGTGAAAGCTTATAA
- a CDS encoding SWIB/MDM2 domain-containing protein: MAKKKESKFMQALQISDELAAVIGKGPMPRTEVTKKLWEYIKKHKCQDTKNRRNINPDEKLAKVFGGKKSINMFEMTKIVSKHLKS, translated from the coding sequence ATGGCAAAAAAGAAAGAATCTAAATTTATGCAAGCACTGCAGATTAGTGATGAATTAGCTGCAGTTATTGGCAAAGGTCCGATGCCTCGGACTGAAGTGACAAAAAAATTGTGGGAATATATTAAAAAACACAAATGTCAAGATACCAAAAATAGACGCAATATTAATCCAGATGAAAAGCTTGCCAAAGTTTTTGGCGGTAAGAAATCCATTAATATGTTTGAAATGACAAAAATTGTAAGCAAACATCTTAAAAGTTAA
- the ispD gene encoding 2-C-methyl-D-erythritol 4-phosphate cytidylyltransferase has protein sequence MSPIHLISAILLAGGKGTRFKSTIPKQFLTLGSKPLVLHSFELLAKSGLITEIIVVCEEFYRHLFTSKTHLKIGFANPGFRRQDSVASGLAQITKGSFVCIHDAARPFLQLEDLKKVIEQALIHKAAALAMPAKNTIKEIDSTGFVKQTLNREILRETLTPQVIALDLLKKGLLEAEKKKIDITDDVSAVELMGHTVKLVLGKFSNIKITNPEDLQLAQSFLK, from the coding sequence ATGTCTCCTATTCATCTTATTTCAGCTATTTTGCTTGCCGGAGGAAAAGGCACAAGATTTAAAAGTACCATCCCCAAACAATTCTTAACCTTGGGCTCAAAACCACTGGTCTTACATAGCTTTGAGCTTTTAGCAAAGTCCGGTCTCATTACAGAAATCATTGTGGTTTGTGAGGAATTTTATCGACATTTATTTACTTCTAAGACTCACTTGAAAATTGGTTTTGCTAACCCAGGGTTTAGAAGACAAGATTCTGTAGCCAGTGGCTTAGCACAAATCACAAAAGGGTCTTTTGTCTGCATTCATGATGCGGCTCGTCCTTTCCTGCAATTAGAAGATTTAAAAAAAGTAATCGAACAAGCGCTGATTCATAAAGCTGCGGCTTTAGCTATGCCTGCTAAAAATACTATTAAAGAAATAGATTCCACTGGTTTTGTCAAACAAACCCTAAATCGGGAAATTCTTAGAGAAACTCTAACTCCACAGGTTATTGCACTAGATCTACTAAAGAAAGGCCTTCTTGAAGCAGAAAAAAAGAAAATAGATATTACAGATGATGTTTCTGCCGTAGAGTTAATGGGACATACTGTTAAACTAGTTTTAGGCAAATTTTCCAATATAAAAATTACTAATCCTGAAGATTTGCAATTAGCACAAAGCTTTCTAAAATAA
- the truA gene encoding tRNA pseudouridine(38-40) synthase TruA, which produces MRNYKLFIAYEGTRYSGWQIQKNGISIQALIEKYLSIILRNSIKIVGSGRTDAGVHAIEQVAHFKTTIPFELSCLLKSLNGLLPPDIRVLNIEEVPLDFHARYSATGKVYHYYLYVGSVKDPFNRFYAYRVPHLVLLNTLIQAAKLFIGTHDFTSFANEATTGSAAKNAVRSLRRLSILQEEEYIRLELEANGFLYKMVRNIVGTLLDICAGKIELEKIPAIFQAKDRRLAGRTAPAHGLILVKVDYESISLNPSSPFLLKKL; this is translated from the coding sequence ATGCGTAACTATAAATTATTTATTGCTTACGAGGGAACACGTTATTCAGGTTGGCAAATACAAAAAAATGGTATATCCATTCAAGCACTGATAGAAAAATATTTATCCATTATTTTGCGCAATTCTATCAAAATTGTAGGATCTGGCCGTACGGATGCAGGGGTACATGCAATAGAGCAAGTTGCACATTTTAAAACAACAATTCCTTTTGAGCTTTCTTGCCTACTTAAATCATTGAATGGCTTACTTCCACCTGATATCAGAGTATTGAATATTGAAGAGGTTCCGCTTGACTTCCATGCACGCTATAGTGCAACAGGCAAGGTATACCATTACTATTTATATGTAGGCTCTGTTAAGGATCCTTTTAATCGTTTCTATGCTTACAGAGTTCCTCATCTTGTACTTTTAAATACATTAATACAAGCAGCAAAGCTTTTTATAGGCACTCATGATTTTACTTCTTTTGCAAATGAAGCTACTACAGGCTCTGCTGCAAAAAATGCAGTCCGTAGCCTTAGACGCTTATCCATTCTGCAAGAAGAAGAATATATCCGCTTAGAGCTAGAAGCTAATGGTTTTTTATATAAAATGGTTCGTAATATCGTTGGTACATTGCTTGATATCTGTGCAGGAAAAATAGAGCTAGAAAAAATCCCCGCTATTTTTCAAGCAAAAGATCGAAGATTAGCAGGGCGCACTGCACCTGCGCACGGACTTATATTAGTTAAAGTGGATTATGAATCTATTAGTTTGAATCCGTCTTCTCCTTTTTTATTAAAAAAACTATAA
- a CDS encoding peptide ABC transporter substrate-binding protein, with protein sequence MDPRKGGERYSSQMHFLFFEGLVKLYPDGSIKLAQAESYELSEDNLQITFFLRDTVWSDNTPVTAYDFEQSWKDILDPKFPSLQSKLFSPIKNADAAKQGLIPLDEVGIKAIDAKTLKITLDKPTPYLFELLACSSFFPVNIKNDRRDFNWADHAGLNFLCNGPYLLEKWDHENQIIAISNPYYRKTQDLRPKKIIFNVIGNDQITLQMFEKGAIDVIGDSLTSIPLDAVPSLEKRWTISRKPRASTLLITLNTEKFPFNHSKIRKAFGLAIDRQELIGSSGKGVKKSILADYISSAYQASLAATNLIPPCLKENRHRSFFKDNDMVRAKILLEEAMVELGVSKEIFDPVILYYYSRTFGVSELIQTIQQQWLNALGVLIKTEYLESKTTMDKLIKGDYHMCFMRRDALYNDPMSILEGFKYRDYIKNYSNWENQEYIRLLDKSFYEQSDARAQILEQAERIFLNEMPVIPLYHEDYIYIINPDLKYKVPLFGDRLLLPMSFEDQGL encoded by the coding sequence ATGGACCCTCGCAAAGGAGGAGAACGATATTCTTCTCAGATGCATTTTCTATTTTTTGAAGGGCTTGTAAAGCTCTATCCAGATGGTTCCATTAAGCTTGCTCAAGCAGAATCCTATGAATTATCCGAAGATAATCTGCAGATTACGTTTTTCTTAAGAGATACTGTTTGGTCAGATAACACTCCTGTAACAGCTTATGATTTTGAGCAATCTTGGAAGGATATTCTAGATCCTAAATTTCCCTCGTTGCAATCAAAGCTATTTTCTCCTATTAAAAATGCAGATGCTGCAAAACAAGGCCTTATTCCTCTTGATGAGGTAGGTATCAAGGCAATAGATGCAAAAACCCTTAAGATCACTTTAGATAAACCCACTCCTTATCTTTTTGAACTGCTTGCTTGTTCTTCTTTTTTTCCTGTAAATATCAAAAATGATCGACGGGATTTCAATTGGGCTGATCATGCAGGCCTTAACTTCTTGTGTAATGGTCCTTATTTACTAGAAAAATGGGATCATGAAAACCAAATCATTGCTATAAGTAATCCTTATTATCGAAAAACACAAGATTTACGACCTAAAAAAATTATTTTCAATGTGATTGGGAATGATCAAATCACACTACAGATGTTCGAAAAAGGTGCGATTGATGTGATTGGTGATTCTTTAACTTCTATCCCTTTAGATGCAGTTCCTAGTTTAGAAAAAAGATGGACAATTTCTCGAAAACCAAGGGCTTCTACTTTATTGATTACCCTTAATACAGAGAAGTTTCCTTTTAATCACTCTAAAATCCGCAAGGCCTTTGGCCTTGCGATTGATCGTCAAGAACTGATCGGATCATCTGGAAAAGGTGTTAAAAAAAGTATTTTGGCTGATTATATTAGTAGTGCTTATCAGGCTAGTCTAGCGGCAACAAATCTCATTCCCCCTTGTTTAAAAGAAAACCGCCATCGGTCTTTCTTTAAAGATAACGATATGGTTCGAGCAAAAATTTTATTAGAAGAAGCAATGGTTGAACTAGGGGTAAGTAAAGAGATTTTTGATCCCGTGATTCTCTATTATTATTCCCGGACATTTGGAGTTAGTGAACTGATACAAACAATCCAACAACAGTGGTTAAATGCCTTAGGTGTTTTGATAAAAACAGAATATTTAGAATCGAAAACTACCATGGATAAACTGATTAAAGGAGATTATCACATGTGTTTTATGCGCAGAGATGCTCTATATAATGATCCTATGAGTATTTTAGAAGGGTTTAAATATAGAGATTATATTAAAAATTATTCCAATTGGGAAAACCAAGAATATATCCGTTTATTAGATAAGTCTTTTTATGAGCAATCAGATGCAAGAGCTCAAATTCTAGAGCAAGCGGAAAGAATTTTCTTAAATGAAATGCCAGTTATTCCTTTGTATCACGAAGATTATATATATATTATCAATCCCGACCTAAAATACAAAGTGCCTTTATTTGGAGATAGACTGCTTTTACCCATGTCTTTTGAGGATCAGGGTTTATAG
- a CDS encoding HAD family hydrolase, with protein sequence MFKKFLSSYDIILFDFDGLLVDTEPLHFLAYKEMCSKNEIYLNWDFIRFCKEAHSSAFGIWKAFHREFPSLLKKKSKEMLYQEKKEIYQNLLKTTILKLMPGVHALLQALATSNTLSAVVTNSTLSQVESIRKTLSILNVIPLWITREDYQLAKPAPDGYLQAIEQLGKKEKIIGFEDTLKGIHALQAAKVEAVLVTPTCPEEIKGFVYLDRIDRIV encoded by the coding sequence ATGTTTAAGAAGTTTCTTTCCTCCTATGATATCATTCTCTTTGACTTTGATGGTCTGCTTGTAGACACAGAGCCCTTGCATTTTCTTGCCTATAAGGAAATGTGTTCTAAGAATGAGATTTATCTAAATTGGGATTTTATTCGTTTCTGCAAAGAAGCGCATTCAAGTGCATTTGGGATTTGGAAAGCTTTTCATAGAGAGTTTCCCTCTTTATTAAAAAAAAAATCAAAAGAGATGCTGTATCAAGAAAAAAAAGAAATTTATCAAAATCTATTAAAAACTACTATTTTAAAGCTTATGCCAGGAGTTCATGCTCTTTTACAAGCATTAGCTACGAGTAATACGTTATCTGCAGTTGTAACAAATTCTACACTCTCTCAAGTAGAGTCTATTCGTAAAACTCTTTCTATTTTAAACGTCATCCCTCTTTGGATAACACGCGAGGATTATCAATTAGCTAAACCAGCTCCTGATGGTTATTTACAAGCAATAGAACAATTAGGTAAAAAAGAGAAAATCATTGGGTTTGAAGACACACTAAAAGGTATTCATGCATTGCAAGCAGCTAAAGTAGAAGCGGTTCTTGTAACTCCTACATGCCCAGAAGAAATCAAAGGATTTGTTTATTTAGATAGAATCGATCGTATTGTTTAA